A genomic region of Deltaproteobacteria bacterium contains the following coding sequences:
- a CDS encoding Rne/Rng family ribonuclease: MRRILINTTPEETRIAVMEDNALAEFLIERNQERGCVGNIYKGRVGRVLPGMQAAFVDIGLEKAAFLHASDVGPPSGGFPATVSENGDEVLLETRPDPSPQRIEQQLSPAQEILVQVAKDPLGMKGARVTAHISLPGRFLVFMPGTRHVAVSRKIEDDKERKRLKEIVQELAREDDGFIIRTACEGRNKKDIQSDVRFLTKLWDRIRKQLDSAATPELIHPDLDLVPRTIRDFFNANTEEVVVDQPNEYRRVVEFVQQFMPRLKSRVTLYESPEPLLDRYEIERKIRKALEPKIWLNSGGHINIEQTEALTAVDVNTGRYVGKKDLEATVLKINLEATREVVHQLRLRNVGGIIIIDFIDMAQAANRKKVYEALREAVKQDKARTRVLPVSRLGLVEMTRQRTRENLGNLLLVPCPQCAGRGRVRSQPTIAYELLRDIKRESAQLANGGRITVHVHPGIANFLYDQASEGLEALEREIHRQVIIKANSELHPEAYRIEGGQGASAHGGNGSASDADA; the protein is encoded by the coding sequence ATGAGACGCATTCTCATCAACACCACCCCCGAGGAAACCCGCATCGCAGTGATGGAGGACAACGCCCTGGCGGAGTTCCTCATCGAGCGCAACCAGGAAAGGGGCTGTGTCGGCAACATCTACAAAGGCCGCGTAGGGCGCGTCCTGCCCGGGATGCAGGCCGCGTTCGTGGACATCGGCCTGGAGAAGGCCGCGTTCCTTCATGCGTCCGACGTCGGCCCTCCGTCGGGCGGCTTCCCCGCGACGGTGTCGGAGAACGGTGACGAGGTGCTGCTCGAGACCCGGCCCGACCCGAGCCCGCAACGAATCGAGCAGCAACTGAGCCCGGCCCAGGAAATCCTGGTTCAGGTGGCCAAGGATCCCCTGGGAATGAAAGGGGCCCGCGTCACCGCCCACATCTCCCTGCCCGGACGGTTCCTGGTCTTCATGCCCGGCACCCGCCACGTGGCGGTTTCCCGCAAGATCGAGGACGACAAGGAACGGAAACGGCTGAAGGAGATCGTCCAGGAACTGGCGCGGGAAGACGACGGATTCATCATCCGCACGGCTTGTGAGGGGCGCAACAAGAAGGACATCCAAAGCGACGTCCGGTTCCTCACGAAGCTCTGGGACCGGATCCGCAAACAACTGGACTCCGCCGCGACACCTGAACTGATCCACCCGGACCTGGACCTCGTCCCGCGTACCATCCGCGACTTCTTCAACGCCAACACCGAGGAGGTGGTGGTCGACCAACCCAACGAGTACCGGCGCGTGGTCGAGTTCGTGCAGCAGTTCATGCCACGCCTGAAGAGCCGCGTGACGCTGTACGAGAGCCCCGAGCCGCTGCTCGACCGCTATGAGATCGAACGCAAGATCCGCAAGGCGCTGGAACCCAAGATCTGGCTGAATTCGGGAGGACACATCAACATCGAGCAAACCGAGGCGCTCACCGCGGTGGACGTGAACACCGGCCGCTACGTGGGCAAGAAGGACCTCGAAGCCACGGTGCTCAAGATCAATCTGGAGGCGACGCGCGAGGTCGTGCATCAACTGCGCCTGCGCAACGTGGGCGGCATCATCATCATCGACTTCATCGACATGGCGCAGGCCGCCAACCGGAAGAAGGTCTACGAAGCTCTGAGAGAAGCGGTGAAGCAGGACAAGGCCAGGACGCGCGTGCTGCCCGTCTCCAGGCTTGGGCTCGTGGAGATGACCCGGCAGCGCACCCGGGAGAACCTCGGCAACCTGCTGCTGGTCCCGTGTCCCCAGTGCGCCGGGCGCGGCCGGGTCCGGTCCCAACCCACCATCGCCTACGAGCTGCTGCGCGACATCAAGCGCGAGAGCGCCCAGCTCGCCAACGGCGGGCGCATTACCGTGCACGTGCACCCGGGCATCGCCAACTTCCTCTACGACCAGGCCAGCGAGGGCCTGGAGGCGCTCGAGCGCGAGATCCATCGCCAGGTCATCATCAAGGCCAACTCGGAGCTGCATCCGGAAGCGTACCGGATCGAGGGCGGCCAGGGCGCTTCGGCGCACGGCGGCAACGGCAGCGCGTCCGACGCAGACGCTTGA
- the smc gene encoding chromosome segregation protein SMC: MRLKALEISGFKSFAEKTALNFTADVTAIVGPNGCGKSNIVDALRWAMGEQSARHLRGQSMEDVIFGGSERLAAIGMAEVTVLLDNADDSAPSDYAAFAEIAVTRRLFRSGESEYFINRVPCRLRDVVDLFLGTGIGNKSYSIIGQGRVEELVNAKPEDRRRVIEEAAGTSRFKSRKQAAERRMERTRQNLLRVNDIVREVEGQLRKIELQARKAERYRNLKEELKERELCWAGIRKRRLERELAERGAAIRAVEERVTSLVAAMQAQEAESERLRAALREVEEAVGSLQERLYQARSGLQAEEQRIEFFERAEEESRGFAGSAREEAVRTSARLEAVASEIEDLGKAVDDFSRVWRGEAERVERTESETEGLRARIGELQQAVEREREERSDRMFEHSRLVNSRQSHQERLERLGTESAEKDGERQSMEQALEALRRQRACEARDLGGCVARAAAMEDALRHADAEMERSRCELAADEAVLGRLKEELQEARSALSSLETLQKNFEGYQEGVRAVMVKHESNGGSDGVCGVVADFIEAPEEVEKALTAVLGERLQYVVVQGHREGVEAIEYLKRESAGRGGFIPRRFERCNGAAAPAPAGPDVIAPLLGLVRVKDGYRDVADYLLGDVSVVRDLESGLGLWRANGFSHSLVTLDGEVIDPMGVVTGGSVESLQGGPISRRRRIKELHEEVVSGEEGVRRQCEGVAAGRTALETMDAEHRRLGQELQELAVKKVQREQELLRTDQAVARSEQDLATIAQELRHVAGEVQTLNESIAACETAIVDSAREDEVSQARLRENQEALRETAEELRAAEDRLTGCRVSAAEARERAENARSNLANRVSLRDELAVQLREREARIAEMNRKAGEMREARERAASRVEVLRVEADGLETEVAARQQDQRELAGRAREAQEAGHRIRPDVDALQQEGNQLQLHERETSMDLRYLCDDIREKYGVELPDLPVKPDDALESAGDLSEEVAELRARLQRMGEVNLGAIGEFEELTERSRFLTAQREDLERSMADLQQTITKLNRICRLRFKQSFEEINRQFQVIFPKLFQGGKASLLLTDENDYLETGVDIVAQPPGKKLQSVGLLSGGEKALTAVSLLFAIFLTKPSPFCFLDEVDAPLDDVNLERFIDMVKEMTHLSQFMIITHNKQTMLSADVLYGITMEDPGVSTIVSVEMV; the protein is encoded by the coding sequence ATGCGTCTGAAGGCTCTGGAAATTTCGGGATTCAAGTCTTTCGCCGAAAAGACCGCCCTGAACTTCACCGCCGACGTCACCGCCATCGTGGGGCCCAACGGGTGCGGCAAATCCAACATTGTCGACGCGCTTCGGTGGGCCATGGGCGAGCAGAGCGCCCGCCATCTCCGCGGCCAGTCCATGGAGGACGTCATCTTCGGCGGCAGCGAGCGGCTGGCGGCCATCGGCATGGCGGAGGTCACCGTCCTGCTGGACAACGCCGATGACAGCGCTCCCTCCGATTACGCCGCCTTCGCCGAGATCGCCGTCACGCGGCGCCTGTTCCGCTCGGGTGAATCGGAATACTTCATCAACCGGGTGCCCTGCCGTCTGCGCGACGTCGTGGACCTGTTTCTGGGGACCGGTATCGGCAACAAGTCCTATTCGATCATCGGACAGGGGCGGGTCGAGGAACTGGTCAACGCCAAGCCCGAGGACCGGCGCCGGGTCATCGAGGAAGCCGCCGGCACGAGCCGCTTCAAGAGCCGCAAGCAGGCGGCCGAGCGGAGGATGGAGCGCACGCGCCAGAACCTGCTGCGCGTCAACGACATCGTGCGCGAGGTGGAAGGCCAGCTTCGCAAGATCGAGTTGCAGGCGAGGAAGGCCGAGCGGTACCGGAACCTCAAGGAGGAGTTGAAGGAACGGGAGTTGTGCTGGGCGGGCATACGCAAACGGCGCCTGGAACGGGAGCTTGCCGAGCGCGGCGCGGCGATTCGCGCCGTCGAGGAGCGCGTCACGTCGCTGGTGGCGGCGATGCAGGCGCAAGAGGCCGAAAGCGAGCGGCTCCGCGCCGCGTTGCGGGAGGTGGAGGAGGCTGTCGGTTCGCTGCAGGAGCGGCTCTACCAGGCCAGGTCCGGCCTGCAGGCGGAGGAACAGCGGATCGAGTTCTTCGAACGTGCCGAAGAGGAGTCGCGCGGGTTTGCCGGGAGCGCGCGCGAGGAGGCCGTCCGGACAAGCGCGCGGCTCGAGGCGGTTGCGAGCGAGATCGAGGACCTGGGCAAGGCGGTCGACGATTTCTCGCGGGTTTGGCGCGGGGAAGCGGAACGCGTGGAGCGCACGGAGTCGGAGACGGAGGGTCTGCGTGCGCGGATCGGCGAGCTCCAGCAGGCGGTCGAGCGTGAACGGGAGGAGCGGTCGGATCGGATGTTCGAGCACTCGCGCCTGGTCAATTCGCGCCAGAGCCATCAGGAACGGCTGGAACGGCTGGGAACGGAGTCGGCGGAGAAGGACGGCGAGCGGCAGTCCATGGAGCAGGCGCTGGAAGCGCTGCGCCGGCAGCGCGCGTGCGAAGCCCGGGATCTCGGCGGCTGCGTGGCCCGCGCCGCCGCCATGGAGGATGCGCTGCGGCACGCGGACGCGGAGATGGAGCGAAGCCGGTGCGAACTGGCCGCGGATGAGGCCGTCCTCGGCCGGTTGAAGGAGGAGCTGCAGGAGGCGCGCTCCGCGCTGAGTTCCCTGGAAACCTTGCAGAAGAATTTCGAGGGCTATCAGGAAGGCGTGCGCGCCGTCATGGTCAAGCATGAGAGCAACGGCGGATCCGATGGGGTATGCGGGGTGGTGGCGGACTTCATCGAAGCTCCGGAAGAGGTGGAGAAGGCCTTGACGGCGGTGCTGGGAGAGCGGCTTCAGTACGTGGTGGTGCAGGGCCACCGGGAGGGAGTGGAGGCCATCGAGTACCTCAAGCGCGAATCGGCGGGGCGGGGCGGCTTCATCCCGCGCCGGTTCGAGCGCTGCAACGGCGCCGCCGCTCCGGCCCCGGCGGGTCCCGACGTCATTGCGCCGTTGCTGGGCCTGGTCCGGGTGAAGGACGGGTACCGGGACGTGGCCGACTACCTGCTGGGCGACGTGTCGGTCGTGAGGGACCTGGAATCGGGACTGGGGTTGTGGCGCGCCAACGGTTTCAGCCACTCGTTGGTCACCCTGGACGGCGAGGTCATCGATCCCATGGGGGTGGTCACCGGCGGCAGCGTCGAAAGTCTGCAGGGGGGACCGATCTCCCGTCGCCGCAGGATCAAGGAGTTGCACGAAGAGGTCGTTTCCGGGGAGGAAGGGGTGCGGCGGCAATGCGAGGGTGTGGCCGCGGGGCGCACGGCCCTCGAAACCATGGACGCGGAACACCGGCGGCTTGGGCAGGAGCTCCAGGAATTGGCGGTCAAGAAGGTGCAGCGGGAGCAGGAATTGCTGCGCACGGACCAGGCGGTGGCCCGGTCCGAGCAGGACCTGGCCACCATCGCCCAGGAACTGCGCCACGTGGCGGGCGAAGTGCAGACGCTGAACGAGTCCATCGCCGCATGCGAAACGGCCATCGTCGATAGTGCCCGGGAAGACGAGGTTTCGCAGGCGCGGTTGCGTGAGAACCAGGAGGCCCTGCGGGAGACCGCCGAGGAACTGCGCGCGGCTGAAGATCGCCTGACCGGGTGCCGCGTGAGCGCGGCCGAGGCGAGGGAGAGGGCGGAGAACGCCAGGTCCAACCTCGCCAACCGGGTCAGCCTGCGCGACGAGCTCGCGGTGCAACTCCGCGAGCGTGAAGCGCGCATCGCCGAAATGAACCGGAAGGCCGGGGAGATGAGGGAGGCGCGCGAACGGGCGGCATCGCGGGTGGAGGTGTTGCGGGTGGAGGCGGACGGTCTCGAGACCGAGGTGGCCGCGAGACAGCAGGATCAGCGGGAACTTGCCGGCCGCGCGCGCGAGGCGCAGGAGGCGGGTCACCGGATTCGTCCGGACGTGGATGCGTTGCAGCAGGAAGGGAACCAACTGCAACTGCACGAGCGCGAGACATCCATGGACTTGCGCTATCTGTGTGACGACATCCGGGAGAAGTACGGCGTGGAGCTCCCGGACCTTCCCGTGAAGCCGGACGATGCGCTCGAAAGCGCCGGCGACCTGTCCGAAGAGGTCGCGGAGTTGCGCGCGCGGCTTCAGCGCATGGGCGAGGTCAACCTCGGGGCCATCGGTGAGTTCGAGGAACTGACGGAACGAAGCCGGTTCCTGACCGCGCAGCGGGAAGACCTCGAACGCTCCATGGCCGACCTGCAGCAGACCATCACGAAGCTCAACCGCATCTGCCGGCTGCGGTTCAAGCAGAGCTTCGAGGAGATCAACCGGCAGTTCCAGGTGATCTTTCCGAAGCTGTTCCAGGGTGGCAAGGCGTCGCTGCTGCTGACCGACGAGAACGACTACCTCGAGACCGGGGTCGACATCGTCGCGCAGCCGCCCGGCAAGAAGCTTCAGTCCGTGGGCCTGCTCTCGGGCGGCGAAAAGGCCTTGACCGCGGTCAGCCTGCTCTTCGCCATCTTCCTGACCAAGCCCAGCCCTTTCTGCTTCCTCGACGAGGTCGATGCCCCGCTCGACGACGTCAACCTCGAGCGCTTCATCGACATGGTGAAAGAGATGACGCACCTGTCGCAGTTCATGATCATCACCCACAACAAGCAGACCATGCTCTCGGCGGACGTGCTCTACGGCATCACCATGGAAGACCCCGGGGTGTCCACGATCGTTTCCGTTGAAATGGTCTAG
- a CDS encoding HNH endonuclease, which produces MMHTRVLMLNRSYLPIHVTSVRRAFSLLYLGIAKVVNEQYQTFDFERWSALRVPLDEDSVGMVDRAIRIPRVILLVRYDRVPRRQVRFSRVNIYARDKSTCQYCGKRLPRQQLNLDHVIPRSRGGTSRWDNVVCSCVACNRRKGGRTPQEARMQLLQKPYKPTWTPFVQEDGGGVRHREWLPFLPAVEASARGAAVPEDAAS; this is translated from the coding sequence GTGATGCACACAAGGGTGCTGATGTTGAATCGTTCGTACCTGCCGATACACGTGACTTCCGTGCGCCGGGCCTTCTCGCTGCTGTATCTCGGCATCGCCAAGGTCGTCAACGAACAGTACCAGACTTTCGATTTCGAACGCTGGAGTGCGCTGAGGGTCCCCCTGGACGAGGATTCCGTGGGCATGGTGGACCGCGCCATCCGGATTCCGCGGGTCATCCTGCTGGTGCGCTACGACCGCGTGCCCAGGCGGCAGGTGCGCTTCAGCCGCGTCAACATCTACGCGCGTGACAAGTCCACCTGCCAGTACTGCGGGAAGCGGCTTCCGCGCCAACAGCTCAATCTGGACCACGTGATCCCCCGTTCGCGCGGCGGCACCTCCAGGTGGGACAACGTGGTTTGCTCCTGCGTCGCGTGCAACCGGAGGAAGGGAGGCCGGACGCCCCAGGAAGCGCGGATGCAACTGCTGCAGAAGCCCTACAAGCCCACGTGGACCCCTTTCGTTCAGGAAGACGGCGGCGGTGTGCGCCATCGCGAGTGGCTGCCCTTCCTGCCCGCCGTGGAGGCCTCCGCGCGGGGCGCCGCCGTGCCGGAGGATGCCGCATCCTGA
- the ftsY gene encoding signal recognition particle-docking protein FtsY, with the protein MAWKEGLFSRLSQGLSRTREVLAGRLERVLTGTNPSEEDWEALEEVLLGADFGVRATQRLLDSVRGPSRARDGAAAELLQQEITTLLKERPGIGSGRYAVKPWVVMVVGVNGVGKTTTIGKLAYRLRRDGNKVLLAAADTFRAGAIEQLEIWGERVGAEVIKHGPGQDPSGVVFDAAQAAQKRAADVLLIDTAGRLHNKVNLVEELKKMRRVLGRVQEGAPHETLLVVDASTGQNAVVQARIFQDAVAVSGIALTKLDGTAKGGVVLSIQQELAIPMEYVGVGEGVDDLQEFDPDAFARAFFAP; encoded by the coding sequence ATGGCGTGGAAGGAAGGGTTGTTTTCGCGTCTCAGCCAGGGTCTGTCGCGGACGCGGGAGGTCCTGGCCGGGCGCCTGGAGCGGGTACTGACGGGGACGAACCCGTCGGAGGAGGACTGGGAGGCTCTGGAGGAGGTGCTGCTCGGAGCCGACTTCGGCGTGCGCGCGACCCAGAGGTTGCTCGACTCGGTGCGAGGGCCGTCGCGCGCGCGCGACGGCGCCGCCGCCGAGCTGTTGCAACAGGAAATCACGACCCTTCTGAAGGAACGTCCGGGGATCGGCTCCGGGCGCTACGCGGTCAAGCCCTGGGTGGTCATGGTGGTGGGCGTGAACGGTGTGGGCAAGACGACCACCATCGGGAAGCTCGCGTACCGGCTCCGTCGCGACGGGAATAAGGTGCTGCTGGCCGCGGCCGACACGTTCCGCGCCGGAGCCATCGAGCAGCTCGAGATATGGGGAGAGCGGGTCGGGGCGGAGGTCATCAAGCATGGCCCGGGACAGGACCCTTCCGGGGTGGTGTTCGACGCCGCGCAGGCCGCTCAGAAACGCGCGGCGGACGTCCTCCTCATCGACACCGCGGGCCGCCTGCACAACAAGGTGAACCTCGTGGAGGAGTTGAAGAAGATGCGCCGCGTCCTCGGCCGTGTGCAGGAGGGGGCGCCGCACGAGACGTTGCTGGTGGTGGATGCGAGCACGGGGCAAAACGCGGTCGTGCAGGCGAGGATATTTCAGGATGCGGTGGCCGTCAGCGGGATCGCGCTCACCAAGCTCGACGGCACGGCCAAGGGCGGCGTGGTGCTGAGCATTCAGCAGGAGCTGGCCATTCCGATGGAGTATGTCGGCGTGGGCGAAGGGGTGGACGATCTGCAGGAATTCGACCCCGATGCGTTCGCGCGGGCGTTCTTCGCGCCGTGA
- the zapB gene encoding cell division protein ZapB has protein sequence MDLDKLEQLERWVDRLVEQHRRMKQAKAQAEVCLQERDTEFKALNEQIRRYERERAALKDRLTKIIGRFEHLDLS, from the coding sequence ATGGACCTCGATAAACTTGAACAATTGGAACGGTGGGTGGATCGCCTGGTCGAGCAGCATCGACGGATGAAGCAGGCCAAGGCTCAGGCGGAAGTGTGCCTCCAGGAGCGGGACACGGAGTTCAAGGCGCTGAACGAACAGATCCGACGGTACGAGCGTGAACGCGCCGCGCTGAAGGATCGCTTGACGAAGATTATCGGTCGGTTCGAGCACCTCGACCTCTCCTGA